Sequence from the Alkalibacter saccharofermentans DSM 14828 genome:
CGTGGATTATAGTCATTTTCATCGCCTTCAGCAGATCGACATCTTGATCCACGAAGTGCTCTTTTAATACCATCGCCATCACCGTTAGGTGCCAGGAGTGCTCTGCATCATTTTCATTCCTTCTGTCCTGTATAAGCACGCTTTGCCTTAGTATATGCTTCAGCTTGTCTATTTCGATAATAAATTCAAGTTGTCTTTTAAGTCTGCCCAACTGTTTTCACTCCCGATTTTTTACTTTTATGATATCACAAAACCCGGTTTTGGGACAGGTTTCAAAACTATTATATCAATTTAGTAAAGTTATCAAACAAGGCTGAAAGACGCGGAAAGAGCAAAACCCGTAAATGGTTTTGCTCCCGCTTATCTTCCGCCTATATAAACCGTATATCCGGCTTTTTCAAAGTCTATTTTTATTTTTTCAACCACATCATCCTCAGGAGGGCTGACATCTTCCATTGTATATTCCTTGCCTATACCCTTGTACTTCGAGCTTCCAAATTGATGAAAAGGCAAAAGGTGAACTTCCTCTAACTTGGGATGCTTCTTCAGTATGCCTATCATTTTTTCTATGTTTTCCTCATCCATTGTATAACCGGGTATCAACGGAACTCGTGGAATTACCTTAACGTTCTTTTCCATCAGCTTGCTAAAATTCTGAAGCACCAGGTCAAGATCTCCTTTTATTATGCGGGCAAACTTGTCGTTGTCCATTATCTTAAAGTCAAACAGAACCAAATCCGTATAGTCGGTCATCCTATCAAGAAGCTCCCAGCTTCCATGCCCTGTGGTTTCAATTGCAGTGTGGATTCCCAGGGCTTTGATTTCCTTAAGAAGCTCTGAAGCAAATTCACCGTGCAAGAGCACTTCCCCTCCGGACAACGTCACTCCCCCACCGCTTGTATCGTAGAACACCATGTCCTTTTTGACTTCTTCCAGTAAATCTTCAATGCTCATTGACTTGCCTACATACTCCAAGGCACCTGTTGGACAATCCTCAGGCTTAGCCGGGCAGGTGTAGGCATCTTTAGCTATGCACTGTATGCAAAGGCTATTTTTCCTTATAATCTCCACCCCGGTTTCCTGAGACTCTGGATTTGAGCACCAGGGGCACCGTAAAGGGCACCCCTTGAAAAATATCATAGTCCTTATTCCGCCCCCGTCATGGATGCTGTAGCGTTGTATGTTGAATATCAAAGGCTTCTTCATCAAGGCCTCCTTAAAAACCGTGTTCTGTTCTTTTTATTATATCGTCCTGGATGGATTTGTTTAGCTCTACGAATATCGCGCTGTAGCCTGCGACCCTGATGACCAGGTTCCTGTATTTCGCCGGATCTTCCTGGGCAGCTCTCAAGGTATCCGCGGATACAACATTGAACTGGATATGCTGTATCTTAAGTCTCATGAAGGATCTTAAATATGCCACGAAATTCCGTATTCCCTCTGTACCCTTCATCACCGACGGTGAAAACTTCACGTTCAGCAAGCTTCCGTTTGTAGTCAGGTAGTTGTCAAGCTTGCTCACGCTCTTAAGAACCGAGGTAGGGCCGTGCTTGTCCCTTCCAACCATAGGGGACAGGCCTCCGTCTGCCAGCTGTTCCTTGGAAAGCCTTCCATCCGCAGTGGCTCCAACAGCTTCTCCCAAAGGTATGTGGGCTGATACTGTGTACGATCCCGGCTGGAATATTCCACCCCGTGGGTTTTTGAATTTTTCCACCTGCTTGCAGTAATACGTCAGAACTTCCGAACCCAGGTAATCCACTTCGTCAACGTCATTTCCGTATTTTTCGTATCTGTTTATGAACTTCTGCCTCAATACTTCATTGTTTTCGTAATTGTCTCTTAAAAGCTCCACTAAATCTCCCAGGCTTATTTCCTTGTCGTCAAAGACGTATTTCTTGACGATATATAAAGAATCGCTCAAGTTTGCAATTCCTATTCCCTGAACACCCGAGAAGTTATATATTGCTCCACCCCAGGAAACGTCCCTTCCGTTTTCAACGCATTTTTCTATGAAGCAAGACAAAAGAGGTGTCGGGGCAAATGCTCCATGGGCTTCGTCAGTTATATTAGAACCTTCCACCATGTAGTCTACATATTCGTCGATGGTGTTTTTTATTCCCTGCATCAAATCATCAAATGAGCTTATTTTTTCGTGATTTCTCTCCAGCGTAACCTCCAGCACCTTAAGCAGGTTGAAAAGCGCGATGTCGTGAAGCCCGTAGGTCTTTCCGGGTATGCTAAGCTCAACACACCCTACCACCGAATAATCTCTGGCGTCAGGCAAAGATACTCCCCTGTTTAAGTACCCAGGTATTATTACCTCGTCGTTGAACACCTGGGGTATTCCTGTCCCAAGCCTGATGGTTTCTGCCGTTTTATTTAGAAATTCTATAGGGGATTTTTCATGAATCCGGACTCCAAGGTTAGGCTGTGGAAGCTTTATGTCGCCGTAAGTGTCCAATATTACGTAGGAAAGCTCGTTTGTGGCGTCCCTGCCGTTTATGTCCACTCCCCCCAAAATTATTGTATAACCTGTGGGAAAACCTGCAAAATATTTGGCGCTGTCTTCGCTTCTTAATAAAACCACGTCATTCATTTTAAGCCATAGACATCTCAAAAGCTCCTTTAAAAATTCCTTGTCTTCGCACTCATCCAGTGACTTCTTATAAAATCTGTACATGTATTGGTCGAATCTTCCCGGCGAGATCGAGCTTGCATTTGACTCAAACTGCAAAGCAAGGTTCACATACCAAAACAGCTGCAGCGCGTCGTAAAGCTCAACGGGTTTTTCCGTTGATACCATCTCTGAAATCTCAGCTATTCTTATCAGCTCGTCTTTACGCTTGTCATCCGGCTCTTTTTCAGCCATTTTTCTGGCAAGCTCTGCATATCTCAATATAAATTTTTGCGTAGCCTTAAGGGTAATCAAAGCTGCCTTGTAAAAATCATTATCCTGGTACTTGGTTGAGTATCCTTCGACTTCTTCTATCATTGACCCCAAGCCTTGTCCTAATACCTTTTCAAATGTTGGAATTATATGTCCCTGCCCCTTGTCGGTCTGGTTTATCTTAACGATTCCATCCTTGATGCTGGCTTTTACTATATCCGTCATCTTTGAGTCAACGTAATCCTTCAATGAATTCTTTTCCCAATAAGGGTACAGCACTTCATTGAAATATTTCTTGTCTTCATCTGATACCAAGAACTGATCCTGGGGTCTTTCAGCCATAGTTTCCAGCTCGTCACGAATCCAATACGGGCTCATCTCCGGAGATGCAATGCCGGATCTAGACTTGACAGTTCTGTCTCCTACTATGAGCTCTCCTTCGTTGATCTGTATCTCTACATTCTCCAGTATATGGGCTGTAGCCATAGCCCTTCTCATTACCGGGGGCATCCCTTCGGTAGTTATATAGCTGTCTGTATAAAGCCTGGCCCTTTCAAGGGACAGCTCTCTTTTGCTTTCGAAAAGTCGGTCTTTTAATGCTTCTATTCTTTCGCTGGCTTGAGACATATTATTCACCTCTACATTATTATTTACTCTTATTCTATATCAATTCATATTGTTTATCAATATTTTTTCTTGTTTTATCTTTTTATTTTCTTTAACCTGTACTATAATGAATTTAAAGTATGTAACGTGGAGGATAATTATGTTTGCCCAGGAAAGGCTCGACAAGATATATCAAAGAATCTGCCAGGACGGCAAGGTTTTTGTAAAAAAGCTTAGTGAAGAATATAAGATTTCAGAAGACGCCATCAGAAAAGACCTTAAAGTATTGGAAAAGCAAGGAGTAATACAAAGGACCTACGGAGGAGCCATATTGAAGAAACAGCTTGTTTCTTTTTCTACAGTTAACGACAGGAAGGACCCTGCTGTGAGACCTGTAAAAAAAATCATCGCTCAAAAAGCTTTTGATGCTTTAAAGAAAAAAGAGACAATAATTTTGGACATCTCCACCACCAACATGGTTCTCGCCGAGCTTATCCGAGACTCCGGACTGGAACTAACGGTTATATCAAATTCAGTGGATATTTTATACATTTTATCTAAAAGCAAGTCGGTGACTCTAATCAGCCCCGGAGGCATGTTCTTTCCGGACGCCGGAGGGTTTGTCGGCAGCGAGACCATCGACTCCATAAAAAAGTACAACGTCCAGAAGGTTTTTATAGGAAGCTGCGGCATCGATCTTGAGACCGGAAGCCTAACAACCTTCAATGTGGAGGACGGCAACACCAAGCGGGCATTCATAAACGCTGCCAGGGAGGTTTTTCTCGTTATGGAAAACAAAAAGTTCTTTCACGAAGGGATTTACAAGTTTGCCGAACTATCTCAAATTGATACAGTCATAACGGAAGACTTGCCATCAAAGACCATTCAGAACCGATTGAAAAAATCTAAAATAAAAATTTTATAGGAGGATTAATATGCAAAAAATCAATTTAGGGATAGTAGGATATGGAGGAATAGCAAAAATCCACGCTATCGGATTGTACGCCATGAAGACCATGTTTGAAGACATGGAATATTCCCCGGAGCTATACGCGGCAGTGAGCAGCAAAAAAGATCTAGGGTTTCCAGGTTTTGAATACGTAACATCAGATCTTCAACAGTTGTTGGATGATCCCGAGGTTCATGCACTGGATGTATGCACACCTAACTTTTTGCACTACGAGCAAGGAACTAAGGTTCTGGCGTCGAAAAAACCCCTGTATATGGAAAAGCCCGTTGCAAAAGACATACACCATGCCAAGGAGCTTGCTGAAATTGCCGAAGCGTCACAAATAGTCAATCAGAGCGCTCTCATGTATAGATTCCTTCCGGCTATCGCAATGGCAAGGGATTTAATTGCCTCCGGAAAAATCGGGGATATAATCCACTTCAGATTCGCTCTTTATCATAAAGGATATTTGGATTCCCAAAGACCAATGTCCTGGAGGCTCTCTCAAGACAAGGCAGGTGGCGGAGCCCTTGTGGATTTGGGGATTCATATGGCCGATTCGGTAAGGTTCCTGCTAGGGGAACCACAAAAGGTGATGGCCCAGACGGATATCTACTACAAGGAAAGATATGCAGATGCCTCACGGACCCACAAGGTGCCATCAGAGGTGGATGAATGGGCTCTTTTAAATCTGGTGATGGAAAGCGGGGCCAAGGGCACTTTGGAGGTGTCAAGGATTACCTCAGACCTTAAGGAAGATACAATTATAGAGATCTACGGAAGCAAGGGGAGCATCAAAATCCATTCCGACGATGTGGATTTCCCCACCGTTTATCTTCAAGATACAGGGGTGATGGAAAGGGGCGCAGTAAAAGCTGAAGGCAACTTTGCTAAATACCACAAGACTATATATCCAAGCCATAAATTCGACCTGGGTTGGATGGTAAATGCCCATTTGGCGTCCATGAAGAACTTTTTAAACAACGTAAATGCGGGTAAAATCCTCCATCCGGAAACTCCCACCCTTAAAGAGGCCTATCTGTCCCAGCGCATCATCGCCCTGGCCTATGAATCCGTTGAGAGGGATAACAGCTGGATCAGCTTCGATAATTAATACACTTTATTTAAGCCAGTGGACCCGGCTGGTCAAAAAAGCATCCCTTGCTTGATTTCAAGCAAGGGATACTTTTAGTTTACGCTGATTCTTTTATTATATTTTCATCGATCTTAATATCATCAGCCCTTTTTTCTTTCCTGTTGGTCAACCCTTGAGCATGACTGGTGTCCAAATGCCGCATCTCTCTGATCAAAAATACTGCCGTTACCATGGAGGCTAAAAGATCTGCCAGGGGCATGGATGCATACACTCCTTTAAGTCCGAAAAATCTGGGTATTATCAATAAAGCGGGAATCAAAAAGAAGAACTGCCGGGACAAGCTTAAAAACGAAGCGTGCTTAGGCTTTCCTACCGCCTGGAAATAATTTGATCCAACTACCTGGAATCCAATCAATGGCAGCATGGAAAGGCTGATTTTCATCTGCAGCTTTCCGATTGCGATAAGCTCCGCATCCGACCTGTTAAATATAGAAACGAGCTGTTCCGGAAAAAGCCTAGTCGCCACAAAACCAAAAGTCGCTATCCCAACAGCCGCCATTATCCCTAGCTTGAGGGCTTCCTTGACTCTGTCGTATTTTCTGGCGCCGTAATTATAGCCTATAATTGGCTGTACGCCCTGATTTATGCCAAACATTGGCATAAGTATCAAGGTGATGACGCTGATCGTTATCCCCATGCCGGATATGGCCACATCGCCACCGTACTCGAGGAGGCTTTGGTTTAGCACCATATTCTGGAGACTGCTGGCAATCTGCATCGCAAAGGGAGCGAATCCCAGGGTTGCTATTAATTTAATTGTCTTCATTTCTAGGCGCATGTTGCTTTTGTGAATCTTCAATAAGCTTTTTCCGCCGAAAAAGTAGTAAAGCACCCATACCATTGAAACCGCCTGGGATAAAACAGTGGCAAACGCCGCCCCTTTCATTCCCCAACCAAAGGTGAAAATAAATATAGGATCCAATACGATATTTATCCCTGCTCCTATGAGCATTGTCTTCATTGCAATCTGCGGATTCCCCTCTGCTCTTATGAAGTTGTTCATCCCAAAGCTTAAAGACTGGAATATGTTCCCTGCAAGTATAATCGTCATATAGTCTTTTGCGTAGGGCATTATTGCCTCGCTTGCTCCGAAAAATCTAAGCATTGGCTCCAAAAATGCAAGCCCCAAAACTGTAATCGACAAGGCAACTCCTATAAAAAGCACGAAGGCATTTCCGAGAACCTTCTCTGCTGCTTCTTTCTTTTGCTCACCTAATCGTATCGATATGATTGAATTCGCACCAAAGCCTATCAACATCGAAAAAGCCATCGCTATGAGCATCACCGGAAATCCTACCGTAGTAGCACCTATTCCTAAAGATCCTACCCCGTTTCCGATGTATATTCTATCTACTAAATTGTAAATGGCATTTACGAGCATTCCTATTATTGCAGGCACTGAAAATTTAATGAGAAGCTTCGATACTTTAGCTTCCCCCAATTGTGTAGCATTGTCCATGTTTCATTCTCCTCGATTATGCATTTTAACTGAAATTAATTAGAGTGCTAACTAATTGTCCATAATATTATTCTACTAGCAACCTCTACCAAAATCAAGGACTTTTGCGCATAAGTTCTATTCTATTGCAACATATTCTTTTTGAATGTTTTTGACCACCAGGGTGGTGCCTTTGTAAAATCTGCCTTTTATATCTCCTTCGCCGTCTAGGACCTTGCAAAAGGTGGCGATTTCGCTTGGGGCGCCAACTACTCCTGCATTGATTTGTTTTCCCGCTATGATGGTCCCGCCTTTAACGACGCTGCTTGATTTCTCGCAGATTACTTTCCTTCCCGCCATAAGGTTAGACTGGTAACTTCCTTCTCCGGTTATTATTATGTCTCCACTGGAATTTACAGTAGCGCTTTTAGCGTACTTGACTCTAAGTATCTTAATGTCCTTCAGCTCTTCATCCATTAGGTTTTTATAGTCCTTCAACGTCTGATATATTTCTTTAAGCTCTGCAAATCCCAGCCGATGCAGCAGCTTCATTTCCAAGAATGCGTGCAGGATTGATTTTTTCAGTTCGTTTAATGTTTCAAGCTGAGAGATATTCATGGAGACTGCGCTTCTTTCCATTTCCTTTATCAATTCATCGAGATTATCCTTTCCTATGTTTATAATCTCAAGAATTTCTCTTTCATCCTTTACTTCGACCTGATGGAGGCCTTTGAATATCTTTTCGATTTCTATTGTCATTTCTTCCACGATATTGACTATCACGTGAAAAATACTGTTTTCATCTCCTGCCTGCAGCCTTCCTCCTACGACCTTTCCCTCTACGTCGATGTTTTGCATGGCAAATATTTGGGAATGATGCACAGAACCCATAATCTTTACGTTTCCCGTAGCCCTTATCACCATGTTATCCTGGACATTTCCCTTTACTACTACATCCCCGTCAAAATCGATATCATCAGTATCCTTGTCCAGATCGCCGATTACTGTCAGCAGCGGCATCACGCCAATTTGACCGTTTTTGCCAAATGGCCTTCCGTCTACAAGGGAATACAGCTCATCTCCCCTTTTTTCTGCCCCTTTTCCAGGGATAAGTTCCTCATCTTCAACAGGCAATACCTCTATGATCTCACCTAGGACGTTCATCCCTGGATATCCCATTATTGCAGGCATGATCTTTTTAGCCAAAAGATCTCCTTTTCTCACTATCGGCTCAAGCCCTTGCAAAATCTCCTTATCTCTTAATTCTTCACAGTAATAAAATTCTGTCTTTCTGCCGGCAACGGGGCTTTTCCCCTTTGCCGCAACGACCTTTACAGTCTCCTTTGCTTCACAGCCCTCTCTTACTGCAGCTTCGTCTATAAGCTCTCTTTTTATGCCATAATCTACCAATGTCGATATGCACTCTTTGAAAGAAACTTTTT
This genomic interval carries:
- a CDS encoding MATE family efflux transporter, which encodes MDNATQLGEAKVSKLLIKFSVPAIIGMLVNAIYNLVDRIYIGNGVGSLGIGATTVGFPVMLIAMAFSMLIGFGANSIISIRLGEQKKEAAEKVLGNAFVLFIGVALSITVLGLAFLEPMLRFFGASEAIMPYAKDYMTIILAGNIFQSLSFGMNNFIRAEGNPQIAMKTMLIGAGINIVLDPIFIFTFGWGMKGAAFATVLSQAVSMVWVLYYFFGGKSLLKIHKSNMRLEMKTIKLIATLGFAPFAMQIASSLQNMVLNQSLLEYGGDVAISGMGITISVITLILMPMFGINQGVQPIIGYNYGARKYDRVKEALKLGIMAAVGIATFGFVATRLFPEQLVSIFNRSDAELIAIGKLQMKISLSMLPLIGFQVVGSNYFQAVGKPKHASFLSLSRQFFFLIPALLIIPRFFGLKGVYASMPLADLLASMVTAVFLIREMRHLDTSHAQGLTNRKEKRADDIKIDENIIKESA
- a CDS encoding formate C-acetyltransferase, encoding MSQASERIEALKDRLFESKRELSLERARLYTDSYITTEGMPPVMRRAMATAHILENVEIQINEGELIVGDRTVKSRSGIASPEMSPYWIRDELETMAERPQDQFLVSDEDKKYFNEVLYPYWEKNSLKDYVDSKMTDIVKASIKDGIVKINQTDKGQGHIIPTFEKVLGQGLGSMIEEVEGYSTKYQDNDFYKAALITLKATQKFILRYAELARKMAEKEPDDKRKDELIRIAEISEMVSTEKPVELYDALQLFWYVNLALQFESNASSISPGRFDQYMYRFYKKSLDECEDKEFLKELLRCLWLKMNDVVLLRSEDSAKYFAGFPTGYTIILGGVDINGRDATNELSYVILDTYGDIKLPQPNLGVRIHEKSPIEFLNKTAETIRLGTGIPQVFNDEVIIPGYLNRGVSLPDARDYSVVGCVELSIPGKTYGLHDIALFNLLKVLEVTLERNHEKISSFDDLMQGIKNTIDEYVDYMVEGSNITDEAHGAFAPTPLLSCFIEKCVENGRDVSWGGAIYNFSGVQGIGIANLSDSLYIVKKYVFDDKEISLGDLVELLRDNYENNEVLRQKFINRYEKYGNDVDEVDYLGSEVLTYYCKQVEKFKNPRGGIFQPGSYTVSAHIPLGEAVGATADGRLSKEQLADGGLSPMVGRDKHGPTSVLKSVSKLDNYLTTNGSLLNVKFSPSVMKGTEGIRNFVAYLRSFMRLKIQHIQFNVVSADTLRAAQEDPAKYRNLVIRVAGYSAIFVELNKSIQDDIIKRTEHGF
- a CDS encoding [formate-C-acetyltransferase]-activating enzyme, which translates into the protein MKKPLIFNIQRYSIHDGGGIRTMIFFKGCPLRCPWCSNPESQETGVEIIRKNSLCIQCIAKDAYTCPAKPEDCPTGALEYVGKSMSIEDLLEEVKKDMVFYDTSGGGVTLSGGEVLLHGEFASELLKEIKALGIHTAIETTGHGSWELLDRMTDYTDLVLFDFKIMDNDKFARIIKGDLDLVLQNFSKLMEKNVKVIPRVPLIPGYTMDEENIEKMIGILKKHPKLEEVHLLPFHQFGSSKYKGIGKEYTMEDVSPPEDDVVEKIKIDFEKAGYTVYIGGR
- a CDS encoding DeoR/GlpR family DNA-binding transcription regulator, with translation MFAQERLDKIYQRICQDGKVFVKKLSEEYKISEDAIRKDLKVLEKQGVIQRTYGGAILKKQLVSFSTVNDRKDPAVRPVKKIIAQKAFDALKKKETIILDISTTNMVLAELIRDSGLELTVISNSVDILYILSKSKSVTLISPGGMFFPDAGGFVGSETIDSIKKYNVQKVFIGSCGIDLETGSLTTFNVEDGNTKRAFINAAREVFLVMENKKFFHEGIYKFAELSQIDTVITEDLPSKTIQNRLKKSKIKIL
- a CDS encoding FapA family protein — encoded protein: MIFETMSSREAMERAVKHFKCSEEELRIEELESPSTKMVGLVKKCGKFNIEKVKSEIKEDPNNRDGHVEIIDGKLAVTDATGKDSQPSVFIKGPQMDTFLNGEKASVNTILSAQDQVSFAFEDIPAEKHLEVEFSNDKVCAYLTIERKYGKRFHLKDIPKSRKTVLEPGFDLVEPKKVSFKECISTLVDYGIKRELIDEAAVREGCEAKETVKVVAAKGKSPVAGRKTEFYYCEELRDKEILQGLEPIVRKGDLLAKKIMPAIMGYPGMNVLGEIIEVLPVEDEELIPGKGAEKRGDELYSLVDGRPFGKNGQIGVMPLLTVIGDLDKDTDDIDFDGDVVVKGNVQDNMVIRATGNVKIMGSVHHSQIFAMQNIDVEGKVVGGRLQAGDENSIFHVIVNIVEEMTIEIEKIFKGLHQVEVKDEREILEIINIGKDNLDELIKEMERSAVSMNISQLETLNELKKSILHAFLEMKLLHRLGFAELKEIYQTLKDYKNLMDEELKDIKILRVKYAKSATVNSSGDIIITGEGSYQSNLMAGRKVICEKSSSVVKGGTIIAGKQINAGVVGAPSEIATFCKVLDGEGDIKGRFYKGTTLVVKNIQKEYVAIE
- a CDS encoding Gfo/Idh/MocA family protein, giving the protein MQKINLGIVGYGGIAKIHAIGLYAMKTMFEDMEYSPELYAAVSSKKDLGFPGFEYVTSDLQQLLDDPEVHALDVCTPNFLHYEQGTKVLASKKPLYMEKPVAKDIHHAKELAEIAEASQIVNQSALMYRFLPAIAMARDLIASGKIGDIIHFRFALYHKGYLDSQRPMSWRLSQDKAGGGALVDLGIHMADSVRFLLGEPQKVMAQTDIYYKERYADASRTHKVPSEVDEWALLNLVMESGAKGTLEVSRITSDLKEDTIIEIYGSKGSIKIHSDDVDFPTVYLQDTGVMERGAVKAEGNFAKYHKTIYPSHKFDLGWMVNAHLASMKNFLNNVNAGKILHPETPTLKEAYLSQRIIALAYESVERDNSWISFDN